The Pseudopipra pipra isolate bDixPip1 unplaced genomic scaffold, bDixPip1.hap1 HAP1_SCAFFOLD_87, whole genome shotgun sequence genome has a window encoding:
- the LOC135408936 gene encoding zinc finger protein 418-like, whose amino-acid sequence MEEEAARKRKMPWAPQAGPELRTESPEDKSPRETLVGEAVLKGSPAQEGSGEEKGRRSPRRRGSKASPGCSEEERASLCQEGGRSLRRSSELVVPEQPPSREKPFRCLECGKSFRQSCDLLKHQHIHTGERPYSCGECGKSFRDSSTLRTHQRIHTGERPYKCGECGKRCRTSSDLVVHQRTHTDERPFRCTDCGKAFKQNSHLVTHRRIHTGERPYKCGECGKSFSHSSHLIRHKHIHTEEQLEEGDLSFPKLGRMEEEAARKRKMPWAPQAGPELRTESPEDKSPRETLVGEAVLKGSPAQEGSGEEKGRRSPRRRGSKAIPGCSEEERTSLCQEGGWSLSQSSDLVVPEQPPSREKPFRCLECGKSFSQSSHVLRHQDMHTGARPYTCGECGKSFSQNYHLRTHQRIHSGERPYKCEECGKSFSRRYHLCTHQRIHSGERPYTCEECGKSFNRSFHLRSHQHIHTGECPYTCRECGKSFSHSSTLRKHHRIHTGERPYKCLECGKRFPTRGNLYTHERTHTDERPFCCTDCGKRFKEKSHLVTHRRIHTGERPYKCGECGKRFTQIGVLTKHQRTHQ is encoded by the exons atggaggaggaggctgcgaggaagaggaagatgccttgggccccccaggcag gccccgagctgaggacggagagcccggaggacaaatccccccgtgagaccctggtgggagaggccgttttgaagggctccccggcgcaggaaggcagcggggaggaaaagggccggagatccccccgcaggaggggctccaaagccagcccagggtgctctgaggaggaaagagccagcctgtgccaggaaggcggccggagcttgaggcggagctctgagctggtggtccctgagcagcctcccagcagagaaaagcccttcagatgcttggaatgtggaaagagcttcaggcagagctgtgacctcctcaagcaccagcacatccacactggggaacgaccctactcatgtggggaatgtgggaagagcttcagggacagctccaccctccgcacccaccaacgcatccacactggagaacggccctacaagtgtggggagtgtgggaagaggtgtcggaccagctcagatctcgtcgtgcaccagcggacgcacacggatgagaggcccttccgctgcaccgactgtgggaaggcCTTCAAGCAGAACTCtcaccttgtcacccaccggcgcatccacaccggggagaggccctacaagtgtggggagtgtgggaagagctttagccacagctcccacctgatccggCACAAGCACATCCACACAGAAGAACAGCTCGAAgaaggg gatttgtccttcccaaagcttgggcggatggaggaggaggctgcgaggaagaggaagatgccttgggccccccaggcag gccccgagctgaggacagagagcccggaggacaaatccccccgtgagaccctggtgggagaggccgttttgaagggctccccggcgcaggaaggcagcggggaggaaaagggccggagatccccccgcaggaggggctccaaagccatcccagggtgctctgaggaggaaagaaccagcctgtgccaggaaggcggctggagcttgagccagagctctgacctggtggtccctgagcagcctcccagcagagagaagcccttcaggtgcttggaatgtgggaagagcttcagtcagagctctCACGTGCTCCGACACCAGGACATGCACACTGGGGCacgtccctacacgtgtggagaatgtgggaagagcttcagccagaactaccacctccgcacccaccagcgcatccacagtggggaacggccctacaagtgtgaggaatgtgggaagagcttcagccggagGTACCACCTctgcacccaccagcgcatccacagtggggaacggccgtACAcatgtgaggaatgtgggaagagcttcaaccggaGCTTTCACCTTCgttcccaccagcacatccacactggagaatgtccttacacgtgtagggaatgtgggaagagcttcagtcacagctccaccctccgcaaacaccatcgcatccacactggggaacggccctacaagtgcttggaatgtgggaagaggtttccaaCCAGGGGGAATCTCTACacgcatgagcggacgcacacggatgagaggcccttctgctgcaccgactgcgggaaacGGTTCAAGGAGAAATCCCATCTTGTCACCCACCgacgcatccacaccggggagaggccctacaagtgtggggagtgtgggaagagattcaCCCAGATTGGTgtcttgaccaaacaccaacggacccaccagtaa